The Streptomyces sp. Mut1 genome window below encodes:
- a CDS encoding DUF6760 family protein, whose amino-acid sequence MTYAPSRLREELAYIAYHFHWQREEILDLTHGERQEWVREIARINTRVNESG is encoded by the coding sequence GTGACGTACGCGCCTTCCCGGCTGCGGGAGGAGCTCGCGTACATCGCCTACCACTTCCACTGGCAGCGTGAGGAGATCCTCGACCTCACCCATGGTGAGCGGCAGGAGTGGGTGAGGGAGATAGCGCGGATCAACACCCGCGTCAACGAGAGCGGGTGA